The following are encoded in a window of Mustela nigripes isolate SB6536 chromosome 1, MUSNIG.SB6536, whole genome shotgun sequence genomic DNA:
- the UBE2D3 gene encoding ubiquitin-conjugating enzyme E2 D3 isoform X1: MALKRINKELSDLARDPPAQCSAGPVGDDILFCISLVFHWQATIMGPNDSPYQGGVFFLTIHFPTDYPFKPPKVAFTTRIYHPNINSNGSICLDILRSQWSPALTISKVLLSICSLLCDPNPDDPLVPEIARIYKTDRDKYNRISREWTQKYAM; encoded by the exons GAACTTAGTGATTTGGCCCGTGACCCTCCAGCACAATGTTCTGCAGGTCCAGTTGGGGATGATA ttttgttttgtatttccctagtGTTTCATTGGCAAGCCACAATTATGGGACCT AATGACAGCCCATATCAAGGCGGTGTATTCTTTTTGACAATTCATTTTCCTACAGACTACCCCTTCAAACCACCTAAG gttgcATTTACAACAAGAATTTATCATCCAAATATTAACAGTAATGGCAGCATTTGTCTCGATATTCTAAGATCACAGTGGTCTCCTGCTTTAACTATTTCTAAAG ttcttttatccatttgttcaCTGCTATGTGATCCAAACCCAGATGACCCCCTAGTGCCAGAGATTGCACGGATCTATAAAACAGACAGAGATAA GTACAACAGAATATCTCGGGAATGGACTCAGAAGTATGCCATGTGA
- the UBE2D3 gene encoding ubiquitin-conjugating enzyme E2 D3 isoform X2 has translation MALKRINKELSDLARDPPAQCSAGPVGDDMFHWQATIMGPNDSPYQGGVFFLTIHFPTDYPFKPPKVAFTTRIYHPNINSNGSICLDILRSQWSPALTISKVLLSICSLLCDPNPDDPLVPEIARIYKTDRDKYNRISREWTQKYAM, from the exons GAACTTAGTGATTTGGCCCGTGACCCTCCAGCACAATGTTCTGCAGGTCCAGTTGGGGATGATA tGTTTCATTGGCAAGCCACAATTATGGGACCT AATGACAGCCCATATCAAGGCGGTGTATTCTTTTTGACAATTCATTTTCCTACAGACTACCCCTTCAAACCACCTAAG gttgcATTTACAACAAGAATTTATCATCCAAATATTAACAGTAATGGCAGCATTTGTCTCGATATTCTAAGATCACAGTGGTCTCCTGCTTTAACTATTTCTAAAG ttcttttatccatttgttcaCTGCTATGTGATCCAAACCCAGATGACCCCCTAGTGCCAGAGATTGCACGGATCTATAAAACAGACAGAGATAA GTACAACAGAATATCTCGGGAATGGACTCAGAAGTATGCCATGTGA